The following are encoded in a window of Syntrophorhabdus sp. genomic DNA:
- a CDS encoding type II toxin-antitoxin system RelE/ParE family toxin: protein MNIVQSPYFRRVYKKLHRNQVKPVNEAIRHIMSDPICGEEKKGDLAGVRVYKFRVLDQEFLLAYECDEEALFLLGLGVHENFYRDLKR, encoded by the coding sequence ATGAACATTGTCCAGTCGCCATATTTCCGGCGCGTCTACAAGAAGCTTCACCGTAATCAGGTCAAGCCGGTCAACGAGGCGATCAGGCATATCATGTCGGATCCAATATGTGGCGAAGAGAAGAAAGGCGACCTGGCCGGTGTGCGGGTGTACAAATTCCGTGTCCTTGACCAGGAGTTCCTCCTGGCTTATGAGTGTGATGAAGAGGCGCTCTTCCTGCTTGGCCTGGGTGTCCACGAGAACTTCTATCGGGACCTGAAGAGATGA